DNA sequence from the Phragmitibacter flavus genome:
CGACGAATACAAACCCAACAGCTTCGAAGTCCTCGTCGACGGTGCCAATCACCAAGTTGAGCCCGACCGCATCACCATTCCCCTGAGCGCCAATTATTACATGGGCAAACCGCTCAGCAAAGCCACCGTCAACTGGAGCGCCAGCCTCGACAGCCACTACTCCCCTCCCGCCGCCTGGTCCGCCTACCACTTTGGCGACGTCGCCGAATTCTGGAATTACGGACAGGACACCGACGACGAAACTGCCACCGAAGAAGACAGCGAGAACTCCGAAGATCCCGAAAACTGGAGTGCTTACGGCGAAATCGTCATCAGCGACGAAGGCAAAGCCGACATCAACCTGCCCACCGTCCCCGACCACCGCGCCTCCCTTCCCCAAACCGTCAGCCTCTACGCCGAAGTCGTGGATGTGAACCAGCAGACCATCACCAAGGAAACCCAGTTCCAGCTTCCTGGTGCCGACTTCATCATCGGCTCCCGCACCTCCAGCTGGTATGCCACCGCCAACAAACCGTTTCAGTTCGACTTCGTCGCCATCACCCCCCAAGGCACCCCCTTTACTAACGCGGTGCCCGTCGAAATCAAAATCGAACGCCAGCAATGGAACACCGTCCGCGTCGAAGCCGCCGGCGGTGCCGTCACCACCAAAAACCAAAGCACCCTGATCGAGGAACACCAATCCACCATCACCCTCAACAGCGTCAATCAACAACCCGCCACCGCCGTCCTCGACTTCACCCCCAAATCCGGCGGCACCTACTTCCTCACCGCCACCGCCGTCGACCCCAAAGGCAAAACCGTGCTTAGCCGCATCGCCTTCTACACCCTCGGCGGCGACAGCTACCCATGGTCATGGGACGAAGGCACCCGCATCACCCTTCAGCCCGACAAAACCTCCGTCAAACCCGGCGAAGACATCACCATCGTCGTAAAAACTCCCCTCAGCGGCAAAGCCCTCGTCAGCGTTGAACGCAACCGCGTGCACCGCCACTTCCTCGCCGACATCTCACCGGCCAACCCCGTCATCACCATCAAAGCCGAAGAAATCGACGCCCCCAACGCCTTCGTTTCCGTCATCCTCATTCGCGGCGCCAACGCCAGTCCGCAAACCGATCCCATGCCCGAATACAAGGTCGGCTACTGCGAAATCAAGGTCGAATCCGTCCAGAAAAAACTCGTCATCGACCTCCAACCCTCCCAAAACCCCATCCTTCCCGCCGGCGAACTCACCATCGCCGCCACCATTAAAGACGCCGCGCAAAAACCCGTTTCCAATGCCGAAGTCACCCTCTACGCCGTCGATGAAGGCGTCCTCAGCCTGATGGGCTACACCACTCCCGATCCCTTCGCCGAATTCAATCCCGAAGTCCCCCTCGCGATCTCCAACCACACCACCATCGACGCCCTCATTCCCGAGTCCCTCAAATCCCGCTACCGTGGCAACAAGGGCATCATCATTGGCGGCGGCGGCGATGAAACCAGCGCCGACGACTTCCTTCGCAAAAACTTTGTCGCCACCGCCCTCTGGCAGGCCAATCTCATCACCGACGCCGAAGGCAAACTCACCCACACCTTCAAAGTCCCCGACAACCTCACCCGCTACCGCATCATGGCCGTCGCCGTGCATGGTGCCGACCGCTTTGGCTCCGCCGAATCCTCTTTCACCATCAACAAACCCCTCATGGTCGAACCCGCTGTTCCGCGCTTCGCCCATCGCGACGACGAACTCCTCGTCAAAGCCATCGTCCACAACACCACCCCGCATCGCGGTCAGGTCGAAGTTGAACTCAAGCTCAACGACACCACCGAACTCATCACTGAAGGCCGCCCCTTCATCCTGATCAGCCAGAAAACCGACCGTCAAATCGCCGCCGACCATCGCAGCGAACGTCGCCTCATCACCCTCGAACCCAACCAGACCACCGCCGTCTCCTTCCCCGTCCGCTTCACCAAAACCGGCACCGCCAGCTGGCAATGGTCCGCCAAAACCACCGAATGGAACGGCGACAAACCCCTTGCCGACTCGATGATGTCCACCTTCGAAGTCACTCATCCCGCTCCCGCCCTGCGTGAAGTCCACTACGTCACCCTCACCAGCAAAAACGGCGGCGACCTCACCAAAAAAATCAATCCCCAACTCCTCGAAGCCGAAGGCAAACTGCGCCTCAACCTCAGTCAGTCGCGCATCACCGAAGCCCGCGACGCCCTCGAATACGTGCTTCAATATCCTTACGGTTGCGTCGAGCAAACCACCAGCCGCGTCCTTCCCTGGCTGGCCCTCAGCAAATACGAACCCCTCTTCCCTGAGTTGCTGCAAAAAGACAAAGCCCGCACCGCCATCCAACGCGGCGTCGAACGTCTCCTGACCATGCAGACCGAAACCGGTGGCCTCGCCTACTGGCCCGGCGGTGAAACCCCCGAACTCTGGGCCAGCGCCTACGGTGGCTTCGCCCTCATCAAAGCCAAAGAATATGGCATCGTCATCCCCCAACAGAGCATCGACCAGCTCACCACCTGGCTGAGCGACCAGTTGCGCGACCTCGACCTCGCCAACACCCCCGAAGCCCAGCCTCTCAACGACGCCGCCCTCGCCCTCTACACATTGGCAAAAGCCGGCAAACCCCAGCCTGCCTATCAAACCACCCTCTACACCCGTCGCAACAAACTCCCCGACACCTCGCGTGCCTTCCTGGCCCTCGCCATGTGTCTGACCGATGCCCCCGCCGCACAAATCAGCGAACTCCTCAAACCCGCACCCAAACCGAAAAATCCCTGGGAACGCTATTGGCTCGGCGACCAAACCGTCAAAGGTCTGCAACTCATCGCCAGCGCCCACCTCGGCCTCACCAAACAAGCCGAACTCCTCACCGAGGACCTCTACAAATCCCGCAAAACCAATGGCCACTGGGGCACCACCTTCAGCAACGCCTGGATTCTCCTCGGCCTCTCCACCAACGAGCGCGTCCCCAAAGTCGACGAACCCCTCACCCTCGCCCTCACCTACAACGGCGAAAAGGCCGACCACACCCTGCCCGGCTACCTCAGCACCTTCAACCTTGATCGCGACCTGAGCAAAAAATCCCCCGCCCTCACCATCGCCATTCCCGAAGGCAAAACCCTTCGCGGCCGACTTGAAATCCAGTCCTGGCCCGAACCCAAAACCTTCCAGCCCGTCAGCAAAGGTTTCACCATCAGACGCAGCTATCAACGCCTCACCACCAGCGGCATCCTCGAACCTGCCGAGAACCTGCGCGTCGGCGACATGGTCGTCACCACCCTCGAAATCGACGTCCATCGTGCCAACCGTTACCTCGCCATCGAAGACAATCTCCCCAGCGTTTTCGAACCCATCAACCCCGAGTTTGAAACCCAAAACGCCAAAGGCGACGCCGAAGAAGTCGACAACGAATGGTATACGGACCACCGCGAACTGCGTCACGACAAAGCCCTGTTCTTCACCAACGACTGGAGCACCCTCGGCAAGTTCCAGCTCAAATACCTGGCCCGCGTGATTGCCGAAGGCGACGTCATCGCCCCTCCTGCCAAGATCGAAGCCATGTATGAGCCCGACCACTACGCCCTCAGCGCCATCAATCTCATCAGCACCCTCCCCTCCACCAAGGAAAACGTCGTCAAAAAGTAGTTTTCAGTGGGGAGCACACGCATCCTGCGTGTCGTTCTCGGCATCTTGCCGAGAACCTCAGTGACCATCGTCACCAACTCGCCCAATCTCATGCCCTCCCGCCCCGTCATCCCTAAACTGACACGCGCGAGGGCACTTTTCTTTATTGCCCTCCTCCTCCCCCTCGCCGCATGGTATCTCCTCCCCCTCGCCATCCCCCTCCCTAAAACCCTCCTTGCCCCCCAACCCCTCTCCCCCACCTACTTCGCCAGCGACGGCAAACCCCTCCGTCAACTGCTCGCCGCTGACGGACAGCGCATCACCACGCCCGTCACCTACACCGATCTCCCCGAGCCCCTCATTCACGCGCTCCTCGCCGCTGAAGATCAACGTTTCTTCTCCCACGGCGGCATCGACCTCCTCGCCATCCTTCGCGCCGCCAAAGACAACCTCTCCCAAAACCGCATCACCTCCGGTGCCTCCACGCTCACCCAGCAACTCATCAAAACCACCAGTCCCAAAGCCCCCCGCACCTACCTCCAAAAAATCCGCGAAGCCCTCCAGGCCCGTCATCTTGAACTCACCTGGAGCAAACAGGACATCCTCACCGCTTACTTCAACCGCGTCTCCTTCGGCAATCTCCTCACCGGCATCCATTCCGCCGCCGAAAGCTACCTCAACAAACCCCTGCGCGACCTCACCCCCGCCGAGTGCGCCTTCCTCGCCGCCCTCCCGCAATCGCCCACGCGACTCAATCCCCATCGCAACCTCCCCGCCGTCCAAGCCCGGCAGAAGCGCATCCTCTGCCTCATGCATCAACACGGTTGGCTCACCGAGGAAGCCCTGCACCTCGCCCAAAACGAACCTCTCACCCTCCATCGCCACAGCGCCCACTTCTCCGCCCCCCACGCCACCTCATTAATTTCAAATCTGAAATCTGAAATCTCCAATTCCATCCCCACCACCATCGACCGCTCCCTCCAGCAAAAAGTCGAAACCACCCTCACCCAACACCTCAACCGCCTCACCCACAAAAACGTCACCCAGGCCGCCGCCGTTATCATCGAAAACCAGACCGGCCATGTCCTCGCCCTCGCCGGTTCCCGCGACTTCTTCAATAGTCCCGACGGCCAGATCAACGGTGCCTGGTCCCCTCACTCGCCCGGCTCTGCCCTCAAACCTTTCACCTACCTCCTCGCCCTCGAAAACGGATTCACCCCCGCCACCATCATTCCCGATCTCCCGATTGAATACGCCACCGAAACCGGCCTCTACCGACCCGAAAACTACGACCGCAAGAACCACGGCCCCGTCACCCTCCGTCACGCCCTCGGCAATTCCCTCAACATCCCCGCCGTGCGCCTTCTTCAGCAAATCGGCGGCGAATCCATTCTATACACCACCCTCCAAAACCTCGGCCTCACCACCCTCACCGAAAAACCCAGCCACTACGGACTCGGCCTCACCATCGGCAATGCCCCCGTCCGGCTCCTCGAACTCACCAACGCCTACGCCACCCTCGCCCGCCTCGGCCAACACCAACCCTGGACCCTCACTCCAAACCCCAACTCAAATCTTAAATCTCAAATTTCGCTTCGCGGCTCCGCAGCAAATCCCGAAGCTTGTTTCTTGATCGCCGACATCCTCGCCGACAACAACGCCCGCCAGCAAACTTTCGGCCCTCGCTCCGTCATCCGCCTCCCCTTTCCCTGCGCCGTCAAAACCGGCACCAGCACCGACTACCGCGACAACTGGACCCTCGGCTTCACCCCCGAATACACCGTCGGAGTCTGGGCCGGCAACTTCGACAACACCCCCATGAACCAAGTCAGCGGCGTCACCGGAGCCGGCCCCATTTTCCGCGATCTCTTCCTTCACCTCCATCGCACCCGCGGCACCACCTGGTTCACCACACCATCCGAGCTCCTCACCCACACCATCGACCCCCGCAACGGCAAAATCATCCCCTCAAACCTCACTCCTAGCCTGACCCAACAAGAACTTTTCCTCCCCAAAACCCTCCCTCCCACCGCCACCGCAGCCGACTACGAATCCACCACCAACCGCGCCTACCTCTCCCCCGAATACACCGCTTGGCTCCAAACCACCGACACCTGGCAACGCGATCTCCTCGCCATCCGTCCCAATCTCAATCCCCCACCCCGCATCCTCACCCCCACCAACGGCAGCACCTTTGTCCTCGATCCCGACCTCCCCGACCAAGGCCGCCAGCTCCTGCTCCGTTCCAACCAACAAACCCCCACCTGGACCTCACCCACCCTGAAAATCACCCAAACCCCCAACGGCCTCACCCACGCCCATCTCGAACCCGGCACCCACACCCTCACGCTCCACCTGCCCGACTCCGACCTCACCGCCACCACCCAAATCCACGTCCGCCCCGCTCAACAAAAACGCACACCCTAACCGGCTCACCAAACCCAAAAAACCTTGCCTGACCCAAAACTTCACGCAACACTGTCCGCGATGAAACTCCACGTCCTGCTCACCCTTGCCATCCTCGGCATCAGCGGACTTCTCGACCTCCACGCCGCCGGTGCCATCGTGCGCATTGACACCATCAATCCCGGCGACCTCACCCTCATCCTCAAAGATTTCAACACCACGGATCAGCCTCACAGCTCCACCACCAGCAACAGCCCAACTCCAGTTCCCAGTTGGGCACCCACTACCGACGGCTACCACAGCTACACCGTCCCCACCACCACCTCCGACGGAAAAGTCTACTTCAACACTGCTCCCTACAACGTCCAGTATTACACCAACGTCCGAGTCCGGGTCCGCTCCAACGCCAGTGGCTCCTCTGACATCTGGCCCCGCGTCGAACATGGTGACACCACCGTCAACCTCGGCAGCACCACCACCGCCTTCACCGAGCACCGCCAAGCCTGGCGCAACCCCCAGCACCCCAACATCAACACCGCCACCAATGGCGGCGTCCGATGGGACCCCAACACCAACACCGGCACCGAAGCCACCTACGATATCGACTACATCATGGTCGATCTCGGTCGCGTCGTCGGCTTTGAATTCGACGTCAACGAAACCGGACTCACCACCTACCAAACCTGGTTCAACGCCAACACCCGCAGCAGCAACTACCGCGTCGAAGGCAGTTCCCTCAAAGGCACCACCACCCACGTCGATACCTACATTCAGACCGCGGCGTCCCTGAACCTCGACACCAGCATCTACAAATTCGTCGAGATCCGCCTTAAGACCGAGCCAAACACTGGACTCCAGTTCTTCTGGGGCACCAGCATCACCCCCTCCTACAACGAAACCAACAGCATCCGAGTCACCGCCACCGACGACCAGTGGCACATTTATCTTGTCGACATGTCCGCCGAAACCAACTGGACCGGCACCCTTCAAAACTTCCGCATCGACATCGGGAGCGCCGCCGACATTGACTACGAAATCGACTACATCCGCTTCCGCGAATTCGGTGCCGTCCCCGAACCCACCCGAGCCCTGCTCCTTATTCTCGCCATCGGTTCCATCGCCCTCACCCGCCATCGTCAGCGCCCCCAGTGAAGGGACCGCGAAGTTTTACTTCGCCTCATCCATTATCGGCCCCCCAGCTCTTTGCGTATCCAGGATGGCGACCTCCTCAGATCCAACACTGCATACACTCTTACCTCATCACCCGTTTCCTTCGTAATAGCCACCAAACGGAAACTTGCTCACCAGCATTCGATGGAATCCGAATTGTTCCAGGTGAATCCCATGCAGTTGCTCGAGGCTTTCAATCTGGGCCAAAACGGAACTCAAAAAATACTCCCCTACTCCGGTTTCTTGGGCGTCATAAAAATCCCTCGCCATCTCCAAGTCAGCCGCCGCCGACTCCAAAATCACTACACGAATCATGAGCCGAGCCGCCCCAGTCGCTGCCTCAATTCGTCCATTGACAGGAACTTTGCATTTCCTGCTTCCACTTCAGCACGCCTCGCTTGAAGAACTCCCCCCATGCCAAGCTGGCGAGCCTGCTTCATTGACCGATGGCACCAGCGAATCCCAAAGAAGCTCCATCGCCTCCAGGCGCTCACCGACACTCATGTGTTTCACTTCCGCAGCATCGATCATGATAACGAAACACCAAGCCCCTCTCAGAAAATTTCAACCTCCCAACCTTCCCAGCCACGCCCTCCAGTAAGGCAGCAGGCCAAGCACCAGCGCCAAAATCCACAGCGTCCCCACGCAGCAAGCCAGTCCCAGACTGGCGATCCCCGCATTCCCCGCGAATACCAGGCTGCCAAAGCCAATCACCGTCGTCATCCCAGAGAAAAACACCGCCTTCCCCGTCGTTGATTGCACCTTTCTCACATCGTCCTTCTCATGCGCCATCGACAGCATGATGTGAATCCCATAATCAATCCCCGTGCCCATCAGCAACGGCAACGCCGCCAGACTCGCCAGATTCCACGACACGCCCATCAACGCCATCGTGGCCATCAACCCGGCAATCCCCAATCCCAAAACCGCCACCGACAACACCATGTCGCGCCAGTTGCGAAACGTGATCCAAAGCATTACCGCCAGCAGTGCCGCCAGCGGCAGCGTCATGCGCAGGAAATCCCGCTTTACCAACCCCGCCAGCGCCGTTCCCAGACTTTCCCATCCTGTCAGATGCACAAACCCTTTCGCCTTCAGCCGCTCTGACACCTCCGCCAGACGCCGCATGTCCGGTTTCCCCGGTTCTCCCTCCACCGTCACCGACCCCAACATCACCACCCCATCCTCCGTCGGCGCGATCACCTTGCCCACCACTTCCGCCGCCGCTCCGACCGCCATCCTCTGCGGCCACACCCCCTTCAAATCCCTCTCCCATCCTGCGGTCACCTGATCAAACAGCGCCAACGACTCTTCCGTAAATCCCGCCTCCAACACCGACGCCTTCAGCCGCTCCCGCTCACCCACCAGCCATTCAATGGCCGACCGGTTCCCTTCCTGCGCCTGCAAGTCCGGCAACAAAACTGACGGCACCCCATGCCCCACCAAAACCCCCTCCCCTTTCAACCCGTCCAGCAACGCCACCGTCTCCTCCGCCCTCGAACGAATCGATTCCACCGTCCCCGAAACCAGCAATGGCACGCTCGCCCGATCCTCCTTGCCCAGTCGTTGCTGGACCACCTCCCAGCCCGACATCGCATCGCTCTGCGTTGGCCGAAGCGCCTCCGCTCCGGTCGCATAACCCGGAATCCCCTTCCACATCAGCACCCCCGTCACCCCCGTCACCAACAGGCAAGTGACAATTCCCGCCATCCCATGGCGCACCTTCTGCGAACCAAAATCCTTCACGCCCCTCCCCTTTTCCCGACCCGCCACCAGCTCAGGCATCACCAGCACCATCACCAACAGTCCCGTCACCACTCCCAAAGCCACCATGATCCCCAGTTCTCCGAGCCCAGGCAACCCGCTGAACAGCAAGGACAAAAACACCACCGAAGTCGTCCCCGCCCCCGCCACAATGCCCGGTGCCGCCAATCTTCGCAAATCCCTTGCGCCCATCTCGGGGTGATCGCGCGATTTCTGCAAAATCAGCACCGCATAATCGACTACAATCCCCAAAACAATCGCCGCAAACCCCAAACTCATCACCGACAAGCGCCCCAACACCAAACTCGCCAGACTCAACGTCAGCAACATCACCACCACCAGCAGCAGCTGAATCCACAACAACGGCACCAATCTCCTGAACATGACCCAAAACAACAACGTGATCAGCACCTCCGTTGCCCCAATCGTCCCGCGCATGTCTTTCTCAATGCCCGATCCCGTTTCCGCCATGAACGCCGGTTCGCCCGTGTAAAACACCTCTGCCTCCACCCCTTCCCTCTTCAACCACTCCGCCACCTCGACCTTGATCCCCTCCAGCCACGCTCCCGCTTCCTTGTATCCGGTCACACCCCCCTCTGCAGCGACAAACATTACCCGAAACGCCCCATCCGCCGACGCCAACACAAATCCACTGTCCTCCATCGACGCCATCTCCTCCATCTTCAATCCCTCCAGCAGCCCCAGTGGATCATACGACCAACGCTGCACCTCCGCCGGATCAGGCGAACCCGCCAGCCGCTCCAGCACCTCCTGCAAATACAGCCCGACCTTCTCCCCTTCGATTCGTTCCCTCACCGCGCCCAACCGCTCCACACTGCCATTTTGCAGCGACCACGCCAGCAACGCACCCGCCTGCTCCGGATTCTCAAACGTCCCCGCCGAGCGCACCCGCTCCACCCCCTTCATTGTCTGCAAATGCAGCCCCAATCTCCCCATCGACTCCTCCGCCAAACCTGCATCCGCAAACTCCAGTCCAATCACCAAATCATCGCCCCCGTCAAACGCATCGCGCAGCAGCTTCAATCCCCCAACCTCCGGCAGCTCCGCCGGCAAGGTCGCAAGAATGTCCGTCTCCAGCCGCAAGCGCGACAACCCTGCCCCTACCACCACCGCCAGCAACAGGCCCGCGAGCAACAACTTCTTCCATAACGCCATGACCAGAGAATAAACAGCCGCCCCCCGCCGTCCAATCCAATCCGCCCTTCAAAAATTTGACATCACCCAACCCATTGCCATATCAAACCATGCCCGCCCTCACCAAGGACGATCCTTTTCTCCTCATTCAGTTTGATGCCCCCTCCCCCGGACTCCTCCGTGAGGGCAACACCTGCATCCTCAATCTCCCCATCCCCCTCCTCGCAGGACGCCAAAACGCCGAGAGCTGCCCGATGCCCGGCGCCCGCATTGTCGAGAACGAAACCCTCATGCTGCTTGAAACCGACGAGGAACTGGTCGGCACCATCATCGTCCCCGCTCACGGCCGCCTCGAAGAACCCACCCGCCAGGCCTATCATCAGCTCCTGAGCACCTGCGCCGACCGCAAAATGCACCTCCATCGGGTCTGGAACTACGTGCCCGACATCAATGCCGTCAAACAAGGCCTCGAGAACTACCGTCAGTTCAACATCGGACGCTGGATGGCTTTCGAGCAACTCTTTGGTCGCGACCTCCGTGCCTTCATGCCCGCCGCCTCCGCCGTCGGCATCTCCAGCCCCGCCATCATCCTCATCTTCATCGCCGGAAAAACCCAGCCCGTTTACCTCGAAAACCCCTCACAAATCCCCGCCTACCACTACCCCAGCGACTACGGCCCCCGCCCGCCCAGCTTCGCCCGCGCCGTCCTTGTTCCGGATCAAAAAGGCGAAATTCAAGGCTACCTTAGCGGCACCGCCAGCATCGAAGGCCACCTCAGCGTCGGCGAAGGCGACTGGCACCAGCAGTTCCGCACCACCATGCGCAACATCCACATCATGCTCGAACGCATGGGCATGACCGCCATCCTCCAAAGCGAAAAAGCCGCACAAAAAGCCCAACTCACCCTGCAAGACCTCCGTTGCTACCTCCGCCACCCCGAAATGCTCCCCCTCATCCAGGACTGGTTCAAGGAAGAAGCCCCCTGGCTGGCCGATCAAATCACCTACCAGCAGGCCGACATCTGCCGCGCCGACCTTGACTTGGAGATTGAAGCCATCCTCAGCAAACGTATTTAACGCTGCGCAGGAATGACCAAATCCCAGTGACCAATGACCAAGACAAGACCTCATCTCATCATTCCCACCAAACCACGCCGCAGAGACATTCATTCGTGCTTGCTCATTTCCTTGGTCATTGGGATTTGCTCATTGGTCATTCTCCCCCTCGCCTCCCAAGAACCGCCGACTACCCGTGAAAGCCTCCCGCAACTGAAACAAAAACTGCGCCACGCCCTCTTCACCGCCCTCCTCCCGGAAAAACAGGCACAGCGCGAAGCTCTCTACTCCCTCGAAAAACAGCTCGCCTCTGGCGGCGACTACCGCGAAGCCATCCACGCTCGCGACCAGCGAATCCTG
Encoded proteins:
- the pbpC gene encoding penicillin-binding protein 1C → MPSRPVIPKLTRARALFFIALLLPLAAWYLLPLAIPLPKTLLAPQPLSPTYFASDGKPLRQLLAADGQRITTPVTYTDLPEPLIHALLAAEDQRFFSHGGIDLLAILRAAKDNLSQNRITSGASTLTQQLIKTTSPKAPRTYLQKIREALQARHLELTWSKQDILTAYFNRVSFGNLLTGIHSAAESYLNKPLRDLTPAECAFLAALPQSPTRLNPHRNLPAVQARQKRILCLMHQHGWLTEEALHLAQNEPLTLHRHSAHFSAPHATSLISNLKSEISNSIPTTIDRSLQQKVETTLTQHLNRLTHKNVTQAAAVIIENQTGHVLALAGSRDFFNSPDGQINGAWSPHSPGSALKPFTYLLALENGFTPATIIPDLPIEYATETGLYRPENYDRKNHGPVTLRHALGNSLNIPAVRLLQQIGGESILYTTLQNLGLTTLTEKPSHYGLGLTIGNAPVRLLELTNAYATLARLGQHQPWTLTPNPNSNLKSQISLRGSAANPEACFLIADILADNNARQQTFGPRSVIRLPFPCAVKTGTSTDYRDNWTLGFTPEYTVGVWAGNFDNTPMNQVSGVTGAGPIFRDLFLHLHRTRGTTWFTTPSELLTHTIDPRNGKIIPSNLTPSLTQQELFLPKTLPPTATAADYESTTNRAYLSPEYTAWLQTTDTWQRDLLAIRPNLNPPPRILTPTNGSTFVLDPDLPDQGRQLLLRSNQQTPTWTSPTLKITQTPNGLTHAHLEPGTHTLTLHLPDSDLTATTQIHVRPAQQKRTP
- a CDS encoding PEP-CTERM sorting domain-containing protein (PEP-CTERM proteins occur, often in large numbers, in the proteomes of bacteria that also encode an exosortase, a predicted intramembrane cysteine proteinase. The presence of a PEP-CTERM domain at a protein's C-terminus predicts cleavage within the sorting domain, followed by covalent anchoring to some some component of the (usually Gram-negative) cell surface. Many PEP-CTERM proteins exhibit an unusual sequence composition that includes large numbers of potential glycosylation sites. Expression of one such protein has been shown restore the ability of a bacterium to form floc, a type of biofilm.), translating into MKLHVLLTLAILGISGLLDLHAAGAIVRIDTINPGDLTLILKDFNTTDQPHSSTTSNSPTPVPSWAPTTDGYHSYTVPTTTSDGKVYFNTAPYNVQYYTNVRVRVRSNASGSSDIWPRVEHGDTTVNLGSTTTAFTEHRQAWRNPQHPNINTATNGGVRWDPNTNTGTEATYDIDYIMVDLGRVVGFEFDVNETGLTTYQTWFNANTRSSNYRVEGSSLKGTTTHVDTYIQTAASLNLDTSIYKFVEIRLKTEPNTGLQFFWGTSITPSYNETNSIRVTATDDQWHIYLVDMSAETNWTGTLQNFRIDIGSAADIDYEIDYIRFREFGAVPEPTRALLLILAIGSIALTRHRQRPQ
- a CDS encoding alpha-2-macroglobulin family protein; the encoded protein is MKASHLLIVPLCLLFLASPAPAAELILSTEELLPTSTLELRFDEPMIPEDQVGETAKTSPLAIEPPVPGEFKWTSTRGGQFHFTKTPDIGLIYQFALAPKLKDATGKPVPALDLGEHATTPFKIADIERDYPFVYGNSARRDPYYLIQFNDPVDPTNLAKYFYFADKTETQRVPATVRPATFKDFQKHYNPTLVPTWAELAAGTTPVINKDKAKDAPQRDNAIVVTAAEPLPIGDTWTLHIVPAIANVDGNASITPHDPQPWGTVLPLAIKEITTENHFDSPHEVIVTFTKALNRSDLTTDENSARLASFVNITPAVANMSVRANYSRLVIAGDFQLNTPYDVTITEGLPGSDDLTLEAPTKETVTFSASPVFLSTTAESSAQQAHGNGILDIYAANYQNLNIRVKKLSQGELIQARALYNEAYKPHAKPEVATASINDTPFEEFPGTTVYQSDLPNPQPLEKATLHHLKWSDILGETPAAPVFIEMTATPQDGAPAGTIVSRAIVEFTDIGLLLKDNHKETLVYAFSYKTGQPLPNVQLTFMDSDRAFLNHISTDASGIAISPGKNAGWVLARNGDDATAINIDNYETRIGLWGHGINVGWNNPWTPTQQTVLFSDRPVYKPGDTAHLKAITRQRSGDTLSLSKKPLTATLVINDPRNREIVHQPITFSPNGTWSHTLTLPESSVGWYSARIVFPKAEGSEDEPYSAYLDLRVDEYKPNSFEVLVDGANHQVEPDRITIPLSANYYMGKPLSKATVNWSASLDSHYSPPAAWSAYHFGDVAEFWNYGQDTDDETATEEDSENSEDPENWSAYGEIVISDEGKADINLPTVPDHRASLPQTVSLYAEVVDVNQQTITKETQFQLPGADFIIGSRTSSWYATANKPFQFDFVAITPQGTPFTNAVPVEIKIERQQWNTVRVEAAGGAVTTKNQSTLIEEHQSTITLNSVNQQPATAVLDFTPKSGGTYFLTATAVDPKGKTVLSRIAFYTLGGDSYPWSWDEGTRITLQPDKTSVKPGEDITIVVKTPLSGKALVSVERNRVHRHFLADISPANPVITIKAEEIDAPNAFVSVILIRGANASPQTDPMPEYKVGYCEIKVESVQKKLVIDLQPSQNPILPAGELTIAATIKDAAQKPVSNAEVTLYAVDEGVLSLMGYTTPDPFAEFNPEVPLAISNHTTIDALIPESLKSRYRGNKGIIIGGGGDETSADDFLRKNFVATALWQANLITDAEGKLTHTFKVPDNLTRYRIMAVAVHGADRFGSAESSFTINKPLMVEPAVPRFAHRDDELLVKAIVHNTTPHRGQVEVELKLNDTTELITEGRPFILISQKTDRQIAADHRSERRLITLEPNQTTAVSFPVRFTKTGTASWQWSAKTTEWNGDKPLADSMMSTFEVTHPAPALREVHYVTLTSKNGGDLTKKINPQLLEAEGKLRLNLSQSRITEARDALEYVLQYPYGCVEQTTSRVLPWLALSKYEPLFPELLQKDKARTAIQRGVERLLTMQTETGGLAYWPGGETPELWASAYGGFALIKAKEYGIVIPQQSIDQLTTWLSDQLRDLDLANTPEAQPLNDAALALYTLAKAGKPQPAYQTTLYTRRNKLPDTSRAFLALAMCLTDAPAAQISELLKPAPKPKNPWERYWLGDQTVKGLQLIASAHLGLTKQAELLTEDLYKSRKTNGHWGTTFSNAWILLGLSTNERVPKVDEPLTLALTYNGEKADHTLPGYLSTFNLDRDLSKKSPALTIAIPEGKTLRGRLEIQSWPEPKTFQPVSKGFTIRRSYQRLTTSGILEPAENLRVGDMVVTTLEIDVHRANRYLAIEDNLPSVFEPINPEFETQNAKGDAEEVDNEWYTDHRELRHDKALFFTNDWSTLGKFQLKYLARVIAEGDVIAPPAKIEAMYEPDHYALSAINLISTLPSTKENVVKK
- a CDS encoding addiction module protein, with the protein product MIDAAEVKHMSVGERLEAMELLWDSLVPSVNEAGSPAWHGGSSSSEAC